From one Candidatus Nitrospira nitrosa genomic stretch:
- the purM gene encoding phosphoribosylformylglycinamidine cyclo-ligase, which yields MTTYRDAGVDIDAGDEFVDRIKPLVRSTFRPEVLTDLGGFGGLFGLQASKYKEPVLVSGTDGVGTKLKIAFMMDKHDTVGIDLVAMCVNDIAVSGAEPLFFLDYFATGKLSVSKAQEVVAGIAEGCRQAGCALIGGETAEMPSFYPDGEYDLAGFAVGVVEKSKIVDGKTIRPGDIVIGLASSGLHSNGYSLARRVLFDQGKLSMADRVPELDRPLGDVLLAPTRIYAKQILSLIQDFPVKGIAHITGGGITENLPRVFPKGVRARITRTTWSVPPIFDVISRLGQIEREEMYRVFNMGIGLILVVPPEAVSGVLARAAVLGDQGWQIGEILSSAEEEAEVEYVE from the coding sequence ATGACTACCTATCGCGATGCTGGTGTGGATATCGATGCGGGTGATGAATTCGTCGATCGTATCAAGCCGCTTGTTCGTTCGACGTTTCGCCCAGAAGTACTGACCGATTTAGGAGGTTTCGGTGGGCTTTTTGGCCTTCAAGCAAGCAAATACAAAGAGCCTGTCCTCGTCTCCGGAACGGATGGAGTTGGGACCAAACTCAAGATCGCTTTCATGATGGATAAGCACGATACCGTGGGCATCGATTTGGTTGCGATGTGTGTGAACGATATCGCTGTGAGTGGAGCGGAACCACTGTTCTTTTTGGACTACTTTGCGACCGGGAAGTTGTCTGTCTCGAAGGCTCAAGAAGTGGTCGCTGGTATCGCCGAAGGCTGCCGTCAGGCCGGTTGTGCATTGATCGGGGGAGAAACCGCCGAGATGCCGTCCTTTTACCCCGATGGGGAGTACGACCTGGCCGGATTCGCCGTAGGTGTCGTCGAAAAGTCAAAAATCGTCGATGGCAAAACGATCAGGCCTGGGGATATTGTTATTGGGTTGGCATCTTCGGGGTTACATAGCAACGGCTATTCGTTGGCGCGCCGGGTGTTGTTCGATCAGGGGAAATTGTCGATGGCCGATCGAGTGCCTGAACTTGATCGCCCTCTGGGCGACGTGCTGCTTGCACCGACGAGAATCTACGCGAAGCAGATTCTGTCTCTCATCCAGGACTTTCCGGTCAAAGGGATCGCACATATTACCGGAGGAGGGATTACCGAGAATCTTCCACGCGTATTTCCAAAGGGGGTACGGGCGAGGATTACGCGTACGACCTGGTCGGTGCCACCGATTTTTGACGTGATCAGCCGTTTGGGACAGATTGAACGTGAGGAGATGTACCGTGTGTTCAATATGGGCATCGGGTTGATTCTCGTCGTTCCACCTGAAGCCGTCTCCGGCGTGTTGGCTCGTGCCGCCGTACTGGGAGACCAAGGCTGGCAGATTGGCGAAATTCTGTCTTCCGCTGAGGAGGAAGCGGAGGTCGAGTATGTCGAATAG
- a CDS encoding sensor histidine kinase: MPEPNHPNGTFRRASGEVDEVQPIVFSRSMHRSLPDHSRKFDPKPRHLRPVWIVLILLIPCVALTLYYSQVVAPGSEETGSFLPTTSYALVLLLVNLDLIGFVVLVLLLSRNLIKAYFERRHRLVGAGFRTKLIAAFIGFSLIPTVLLAIVASGLVNKAVEVWFSEQIEKVMKDSYEVARMQHAGHVALAVNSARAISQELFREDLLTPVQRDLLIAAMARKRMEYGVAGIEVFSNRMETLTKALDADVPLGVLDLPISQLVLQVINGKQEFTSVQEAKTGRLVRAAIPVVSASRRGEIEGVVVVETYVPESLLTKMEGIGRQYTEYKQIKAMKNPIKAGAYLFVAVVTVLILFSATWFGFYVARGITVPIQRLAEATEAVAHGDLTVQIDAKATDEIGTLIASFNRMTQDLQGSKSKLEETNLTLRHTNVELDRRRAYIETVVDTIAAGLLSIDRNGVITTFNPSAERILGLAGDQLRGRPANDVFKEFGLDLFQTAYVRMLSDERDDFDLEGQLDSQGKLLTIGLKGSRMRDEANKDLGFVLVFEDLTELIKAQKVAAWQEVAKRVAHEIKNPLTPIQLSAQRLRKKFFEKSPDLDRVFDDATNVIINEVGSLKHMLDEFSKFARLPAPQMTRQSLHDVLRDVVTLYREAQKDIQFVIELDDTLPPINFDREQLRRVFVNLFDNAVQAMNQRGRLWVGTRYDTKRRRAVVAVADEGPGIAPEDHDKLFVPYFTRKKTGTGLGLAIVRRIITDHEGQIQVGNNQPRGAVFKFDLPV; the protein is encoded by the coding sequence ATGCCTGAGCCGAATCATCCGAACGGGACATTTCGACGAGCATCGGGAGAAGTCGACGAAGTTCAACCCATCGTGTTCAGTCGGAGTATGCATCGGTCCTTGCCCGACCATTCACGGAAATTTGACCCGAAACCACGCCATCTCCGTCCGGTGTGGATCGTTCTCATCCTCCTGATCCCTTGCGTTGCCCTGACGCTGTATTACTCGCAGGTGGTCGCTCCGGGGAGCGAAGAGACGGGCTCGTTCCTTCCGACGACCAGCTACGCGCTGGTTCTGCTCTTGGTCAATCTGGACCTGATCGGTTTTGTAGTCCTGGTCCTCCTGCTGTCCCGGAATTTGATCAAAGCCTATTTCGAGCGCCGGCATCGGCTGGTTGGCGCCGGGTTCCGCACGAAACTGATTGCGGCGTTTATCGGGTTTTCACTGATTCCAACCGTCTTGTTGGCCATCGTGGCGAGCGGATTGGTGAACAAAGCCGTCGAGGTCTGGTTCAGCGAACAGATCGAAAAGGTGATGAAAGACTCCTATGAGGTGGCTCGGATGCAGCATGCGGGGCATGTCGCACTGGCTGTGAACAGTGCCCGGGCGATCTCCCAGGAATTGTTTCGGGAGGATTTGCTGACGCCGGTCCAGCGGGATCTTTTGATTGCGGCCATGGCGAGAAAGCGTATGGAATACGGGGTAGCGGGGATCGAGGTGTTTTCAAATCGGATGGAGACCCTGACCAAAGCCTTGGATGCCGACGTTCCACTCGGAGTCTTGGATTTGCCGATCAGTCAATTGGTCTTACAAGTCATTAACGGCAAGCAGGAGTTTACCTCGGTTCAGGAGGCGAAAACCGGGAGATTGGTTCGCGCGGCGATTCCGGTGGTTTCCGCGAGCCGGCGTGGCGAGATCGAAGGTGTCGTGGTCGTCGAAACCTACGTTCCCGAGTCGTTGTTGACCAAGATGGAGGGGATCGGTCGACAATATACGGAATATAAACAGATCAAGGCGATGAAAAATCCGATCAAGGCCGGGGCCTATCTGTTTGTGGCGGTGGTGACGGTTTTGATTCTCTTCAGTGCCACGTGGTTCGGATTTTATGTGGCCCGTGGTATCACCGTGCCGATTCAACGCTTGGCGGAGGCCACCGAGGCGGTGGCCCATGGGGATCTGACCGTACAAATCGATGCTAAAGCGACGGATGAAATCGGGACCTTGATTGCGTCGTTCAATCGCATGACCCAAGATCTTCAGGGGAGTAAGTCCAAGTTGGAGGAGACCAACTTGACGCTGCGTCATACCAACGTCGAGCTGGATCGCCGCCGCGCCTACATTGAAACGGTGGTTGATACGATTGCCGCCGGCCTCTTGTCGATCGATCGGAATGGGGTGATTACCACCTTTAATCCCTCGGCTGAGCGCATCTTGGGCCTCGCCGGGGATCAGTTGCGAGGGCGCCCGGCCAACGATGTCTTCAAGGAGTTCGGTCTGGACTTGTTTCAGACGGCCTATGTCCGTATGTTGAGCGATGAGCGCGATGACTTTGATTTAGAGGGCCAGTTGGATAGCCAGGGCAAGTTACTCACGATCGGCTTAAAAGGTTCTCGAATGCGGGATGAAGCCAACAAAGATCTTGGATTTGTGTTGGTGTTTGAAGATCTGACGGAGTTGATCAAGGCGCAGAAAGTTGCGGCTTGGCAGGAGGTAGCCAAGCGGGTCGCGCATGAGATTAAGAATCCACTCACGCCGATCCAATTGTCGGCCCAGCGGTTGCGCAAGAAGTTCTTCGAGAAATCTCCCGATCTCGACCGAGTCTTTGATGATGCCACGAACGTCATCATCAACGAGGTCGGCAGTCTCAAACATATGTTGGATGAGTTTTCAAAATTTGCCCGTCTCCCCGCGCCACAAATGACTCGGCAGTCCCTGCACGACGTGCTTCGCGATGTCGTGACGCTGTATCGTGAGGCGCAGAAAGATATTCAGTTCGTCATCGAGTTGGATGACACGTTGCCGCCCATCAACTTTGATCGCGAACAGCTGCGGCGGGTGTTCGTCAATCTGTTTGACAATGCTGTTCAAGCCATGAACCAACGGGGGAGACTGTGGGTCGGCACGCGATACGACACCAAGCGCAGACGTGCGGTGGTTGCTGTTGCGGACGAAGGCCCAGGCATCGCGCCGGAAGATCATGACAAGCTGTTTGTGCCCTATTTTACTCGCAAAAAAACGGGAACCGGATTGGGATTGGCGATCGTTCGCCGAATCATCACTGATCACGAAGGGCAGATTCAGGTTGGCAACAATCAGCCGAGAGGCGCCGTGTTTAAATTCGATCTCCCAGTGTAA
- a CDS encoding DUF1844 domain-containing protein — protein sequence MAEQEQGFVIRDRRASGGAEVASAAVSTTHESQPTAAPTTTESSQSAPAPPVTFSSFVISLGSSSLMLMGEQFDPQQPAMSVNLPQAKEIIDLLSVLEDKTKGNLTSDEQTVLRDMLYALRMKYVTLASPK from the coding sequence ATGGCAGAACAGGAACAAGGGTTTGTGATTCGCGATCGGCGGGCGAGCGGAGGCGCGGAGGTTGCTTCTGCGGCTGTTTCGACCACTCACGAATCTCAACCGACAGCTGCCCCCACGACGACTGAATCCTCCCAATCGGCTCCAGCACCCCCTGTTACATTCTCGTCTTTCGTCATCTCGCTCGGCTCGTCGTCTCTCATGCTGATGGGAGAACAGTTCGATCCTCAGCAGCCGGCGATGTCCGTGAATTTGCCGCAGGCCAAGGAAATCATCGATCTCTTGTCCGTCTTGGAAGACAAGACCAAGGGCAATCTGACCTCTGACGAACAGACGGTCCTGCGCGACATGCTCTATGCCCTTCGTATGAAGTATGTCACGCTCGCTTCGCCGAAGTAG
- the purN gene encoding phosphoribosylglycinamide formyltransferase — translation MSNSRTTPLRVAVLASGRGSNLQAIIDAIEAGQVQAQIVAVLSNKREAVALERARKHGLTDIFVDPKPFAGRPDSREAYDRALLEILQQHDVELVLLAGYMKIVTAVLVNAYANRMMNIHPSLLPSFPGLDVQKKAIDWGCKLAGCTVHFVTEGVDEGPIIIQAAVPILDADTSETLAARILLQEHKIYPRAVQLFAEGRLQVDSRRVVIDAAKPDGEAIISAV, via the coding sequence ATGTCGAATAGCCGAACGACCCCGTTGCGTGTGGCGGTTCTGGCATCCGGTCGGGGCTCCAATCTGCAAGCCATTATCGATGCAATCGAGGCGGGGCAAGTTCAGGCTCAAATCGTTGCCGTCCTTAGTAATAAAAGAGAGGCCGTTGCACTGGAGCGGGCTCGGAAACACGGACTCACTGATATTTTCGTCGACCCCAAACCATTTGCCGGACGGCCGGACAGTCGAGAAGCGTATGATCGTGCACTTCTAGAAATCCTTCAGCAACACGATGTTGAACTTGTCCTCCTCGCTGGTTATATGAAAATTGTGACAGCGGTTTTGGTCAATGCCTATGCCAACCGGATGATGAATATTCACCCCTCGCTGTTGCCGTCTTTCCCCGGATTGGATGTGCAGAAGAAGGCCATCGATTGGGGTTGCAAGTTGGCGGGTTGTACGGTGCATTTTGTCACAGAAGGGGTGGACGAAGGACCGATTATTATCCAAGCAGCGGTCCCGATCCTTGATGCTGATACCTCCGAAACTCTGGCCGCGAGAATCCTCCTACAGGAACACAAAATCTATCCTCGCGCCGTGCAACTCTTCGCCGAAGGTCGTCTCCAAGTCGACAGCCGTCGAGTGGTGATCGATGCAGCCAAGCCAGACGGCGAGGCGATCATCAGCGCGGTATAG
- the mazG gene encoding nucleoside triphosphate pyrophosphohydrolase: MSERFTKVVEVMAALRAVNGCPWDRKQTHESLKPYLLEETYEVLETIDQRDAQKLKEELGDVLLQVLFHSQIAAEAESFTVEDVLETLATKLIRRHPHVFGTSDQVTDVTSSEQVLSQWEQIKQAEREAAGTKQSALDGVPKTLPALLRAYQVQARAARVGFDWPHNSTGLQQVFAKITEEVEELREALAHAQQQTKPDAALRHATGTDQIEAELGDILFSLVNLARFIKVNPEEALRRATNRFVDRFQLVEAGAAQQGRPLTEMTLADMDELWEEAKRRLHGAQPGSPQQHGEHKP; this comes from the coding sequence ATGTCTGAACGATTTACCAAAGTGGTGGAAGTCATGGCGGCGCTGCGCGCCGTGAACGGCTGTCCGTGGGATCGCAAGCAAACCCACGAGTCATTGAAACCCTACCTGCTCGAAGAAACGTACGAGGTACTGGAGACAATCGATCAGCGTGATGCTCAGAAGCTCAAGGAAGAATTAGGCGACGTGCTGTTGCAAGTGCTCTTCCACAGTCAGATTGCGGCAGAGGCCGAGTCCTTTACGGTCGAGGATGTCTTGGAAACCCTGGCCACCAAACTCATCCGCCGGCACCCCCACGTCTTTGGTACAAGCGATCAAGTGACCGACGTGACGAGCAGCGAGCAGGTCTTGAGCCAATGGGAACAGATCAAGCAAGCCGAGCGTGAGGCGGCAGGAACCAAGCAGTCGGCGCTCGATGGCGTACCGAAGACCTTACCAGCGTTGTTGCGAGCCTATCAGGTTCAGGCGAGAGCGGCACGGGTGGGATTCGATTGGCCCCACAACAGCACGGGCCTCCAGCAGGTCTTTGCCAAGATCACCGAAGAGGTGGAAGAACTACGGGAAGCGCTCGCTCACGCGCAGCAACAGACCAAACCAGACGCGGCACTTCGTCACGCCACTGGAACGGACCAGATTGAAGCGGAATTAGGCGATATCCTCTTTTCTTTGGTTAACCTGGCTCGCTTCATCAAGGTTAATCCAGAAGAGGCCTTGCGTCGCGCGACCAACCGATTTGTCGATCGTTTTCAACTCGTGGAAGCAGGCGCCGCACAACAGGGCCGACCGCTGACAGAGATGACACTTGCAGACATGGACGAACTCTGGGAGGAGGCTAAGCGTCGATTGCATGGTGCCCAACCAGGTTCGCCTCAACAGCACGGAGAGCACAAGCCATGA
- a CDS encoding peroxidase family protein, whose amino-acid sequence MMLRYRNRLRAVVAGVLFCGVSVSHLAFADNDGRGHGNDHEKKKDTSFTRMFHDLPPGLPPTDEARDLVKRLGAKDGLIDAQDILTDPVLSITNPAVFSPNNPDNPSMTAGMTFVGQFLDHDLTFDPNSPLLEKTNPKKTTNFRTPKFDLDSVYGGGPEQSPELYDLSSGFIKLRVEAIPGSEEFSRNGAVRFDLPRDHGTMTALLGDRRNDENVILSQLHVAMLKFHNAVTDRLQTDPAHAGDSAQEIFKKARRQVRWHYQWIIVHEFLPLTIGQARVDDILRRGVRFYDVDDDRPQIPIEFSVGAYRFGHSQIRPSYRLNFGRPDQGHSPFFAFIFDDAQDPNDPDPNDLRGGKRAPRRFVDWQTFFNFGDGNFRPNKKIDSKLSSVVMLLPGFRGPAPGLPGDGVQSLASRNLMRHVNFSIPSGQAIARRMGLPVLTPAQLDSLSSFGLERNTPLWLYIMKEAEVMENGLRLGPVGGQIVGEVFIGLLKADETSYLASSPNWMPVLPSATPGEFRMTDLLTFAGVVPPLN is encoded by the coding sequence ATGATGCTGAGGTATCGGAACCGGCTTCGTGCCGTCGTGGCAGGAGTACTTTTCTGTGGGGTGAGTGTTAGTCATCTCGCATTTGCTGATAATGATGGAAGAGGTCATGGGAATGATCACGAAAAGAAAAAGGATACGTCTTTCACCAGGATGTTTCATGATCTCCCTCCTGGCTTGCCTCCGACGGACGAGGCTCGTGATTTGGTCAAGCGGTTGGGGGCCAAAGATGGGCTTATCGATGCACAAGATATCCTCACCGATCCCGTGCTGTCGATTACGAATCCGGCGGTGTTCAGTCCGAACAATCCGGACAACCCAAGTATGACTGCAGGCATGACGTTTGTGGGGCAGTTTCTAGATCATGATCTCACGTTTGATCCGAATTCTCCGTTGCTCGAAAAGACGAATCCCAAGAAAACGACCAACTTTCGCACCCCGAAATTTGACCTGGATAGTGTGTATGGAGGTGGACCGGAGCAATCTCCCGAGCTGTATGATCTGAGCTCCGGATTCATCAAGCTTCGAGTCGAGGCAATTCCTGGTTCAGAGGAGTTCTCACGAAACGGAGCCGTTCGCTTCGATCTCCCGCGCGATCATGGGACGATGACCGCTCTGTTGGGGGATCGACGCAATGACGAGAATGTGATCTTGTCACAGCTGCATGTGGCGATGCTCAAGTTTCATAATGCGGTAACTGATCGTCTGCAAACTGATCCCGCTCATGCCGGGGATTCCGCTCAGGAGATTTTCAAGAAGGCTAGGCGGCAAGTCCGTTGGCACTATCAGTGGATCATTGTTCATGAATTTCTACCGCTGACGATAGGACAGGCACGCGTTGATGATATTCTCCGGCGTGGCGTCCGATTCTATGATGTCGATGATGATCGGCCACAGATCCCGATTGAGTTTTCCGTCGGTGCCTATCGATTCGGCCATTCCCAGATTCGACCAAGCTATCGGTTGAATTTTGGTCGGCCAGACCAAGGGCATAGTCCGTTCTTTGCTTTTATCTTCGATGATGCCCAAGACCCAAATGATCCCGACCCCAACGACCTCCGAGGTGGCAAGCGAGCACCGCGACGCTTTGTCGATTGGCAGACGTTCTTCAACTTCGGTGATGGGAACTTCAGGCCGAACAAGAAGATCGATAGCAAGCTCTCAAGCGTCGTGATGTTGCTGCCGGGCTTCCGTGGGCCTGCTCCAGGCCTACCTGGGGATGGTGTCCAATCCTTGGCATCTCGGAACTTGATGCGCCACGTGAATTTCAGTATTCCGTCCGGGCAAGCAATCGCCAGACGAATGGGCCTGCCTGTGTTGACTCCGGCTCAGCTCGATTCGCTGTCGTCATTTGGGTTGGAGCGGAACACGCCCCTGTGGCTGTACATCATGAAAGAAGCGGAGGTGATGGAAAATGGTCTTCGCCTCGGACCGGTTGGAGGTCAGATAGTTGGTGAGGTGTTTATCGGATTATTGAAAGCCGATGAAACATCCTATCTGGCGTCGAGTCCTAATTGGATGCCGGTGTTGCCTTCCGCGACCCCGGGTGAGTTTCGTATGACCGACTTGCTCACATTTGCGGGGGTAGTGCCTCCGTTGAACTAA
- a CDS encoding sigma-54-dependent transcriptional regulator: MSASILIVDDEEAIRTSLRSILEDEGYEVAVAANGLEALKIYGTDPPDLMILDIWMPEMDGLETLRRVKEFVPTTQVMMISGHGSIETAVKAIKLGAYDYIEKPLSLENVTFRVKQALEQYRLAQENRALRSKVERKFELVGQSPVMQRLRELIATAGPTNSRVLIGGENGTGKELVARAIHLHSPRVDHPFVAVNCAAIPETLIESELFGHEKGSFTGAISMKRGQFEQANGGTLFLDEIGDMSLSTQAKVLRALQEQQFTRVGGTKLMKVDVRVLAASNKDLEKEIGKGQFREDLYYRLNVVPIVVPPLRERREDIPALVQHFMRLHAEEQGLRMKDVSPEAMGVFQQYDWPGNIRELRNLIERLMIMVPGFTIEAAQATLSLQGRTTGVVPTNTSSATPLLSKSYDSLRDARNAFEKEYISRKLREHHWNISRTADDLKIERSHLHRKIKLLDVEMRPEG, from the coding sequence ATGTCAGCATCGATTTTGATCGTAGATGATGAGGAGGCCATTCGCACGTCTCTACGAAGTATTCTTGAAGATGAAGGATATGAGGTTGCTGTTGCAGCCAACGGGCTTGAAGCGCTGAAGATCTATGGAACGGATCCTCCGGACCTTATGATCCTGGATATTTGGATGCCGGAGATGGATGGTCTGGAAACTCTGCGGCGGGTGAAGGAGTTTGTGCCGACTACCCAGGTGATGATGATCTCTGGTCATGGGTCCATCGAAACGGCGGTGAAGGCGATTAAGCTGGGAGCCTATGACTATATTGAGAAGCCGCTGTCGCTGGAAAACGTCACGTTTCGCGTGAAACAAGCGTTGGAACAGTATCGCTTGGCTCAGGAGAATCGGGCCTTACGGAGTAAGGTCGAGCGGAAATTTGAGCTGGTCGGACAATCTCCGGTGATGCAACGGCTACGAGAGCTCATCGCAACAGCCGGTCCCACGAATAGTCGGGTTTTGATCGGGGGAGAGAACGGAACCGGAAAGGAGCTCGTCGCCAGAGCGATCCATCTCCATAGTCCGCGAGTGGATCATCCCTTTGTGGCGGTGAATTGCGCCGCCATTCCTGAGACATTAATCGAGAGCGAGCTGTTCGGCCACGAGAAGGGGTCCTTCACGGGTGCCATCTCCATGAAACGGGGACAATTCGAACAGGCGAACGGCGGCACGCTCTTTCTCGATGAAATCGGTGACATGAGCCTCAGTACGCAAGCCAAAGTCTTGCGAGCTCTGCAAGAGCAACAGTTTACGCGTGTTGGTGGAACGAAGTTGATGAAGGTGGACGTGCGGGTGTTGGCGGCATCCAATAAGGACTTAGAAAAGGAAATTGGTAAGGGGCAATTTCGAGAGGATTTGTACTACCGCCTCAATGTGGTCCCAATTGTGGTCCCGCCATTGCGAGAGCGGCGGGAAGATATTCCGGCGCTCGTCCAACACTTTATGAGGTTGCATGCCGAAGAACAAGGTCTGCGGATGAAGGATGTCTCTCCGGAAGCGATGGGCGTCTTCCAGCAATACGATTGGCCAGGGAATATCCGGGAACTTCGGAATTTGATCGAGCGGCTCATGATCATGGTGCCGGGATTTACGATTGAAGCCGCACAGGCCACGCTCTCATTACAGGGACGAACCACCGGAGTTGTCCCAACGAACACATCTTCGGCAACTCCGCTTCTGAGTAAGTCCTACGACTCGCTCCGTGATGCCCGGAACGCCTTTGAAAAAGAGTACATCAGCCGAAAATTGCGAGAACACCATTGGAATATCTCCCGCACGGCTGATGATCTCAAGATCGAACGGAGCCATCTTCACCGAAAGATCAAGCTATTGGATGTGGAGATGCGGCCGGAAGGGTAA
- a CDS encoding PilZ domain-containing protein, translating into MPFALRYHYRFPVFSLVKYERGNGIGYGSVTNLSSLGWRISGSLPVEQGDMCTLTVKLPTNQWVSVAQGMVRWVRGEECGIETLAMDTRSQARLNDYIQARLKAL; encoded by the coding sequence ATGCCTTTTGCTCTCCGGTATCACTACCGCTTTCCGGTCTTCAGCCTCGTAAAGTATGAACGAGGGAATGGGATTGGCTACGGGTCCGTCACCAACCTGTCCTCACTTGGGTGGCGTATCTCAGGGTCCTTGCCGGTAGAGCAGGGGGATATGTGCACGCTTACGGTTAAACTGCCGACAAACCAGTGGGTGTCGGTTGCTCAGGGAATGGTGCGATGGGTGCGTGGGGAAGAATGTGGTATTGAAACCTTGGCGATGGACACCAGATCTCAAGCGAGACTCAATGACTATATCCAAGCCCGCCTCAAAGCTTTGTAG
- a CDS encoding tetratricopeptide repeat protein, whose translation MFQFSDQQDDGGKHPPSNPSVVSKAYPGLVLVPPSDRTILRRRIVRGALVLVAVIWTIWTFTAQPPASDNTTPCQSEAGQSGPGSSANDCSTAASTTDVETHPSELSLTQSSSVAALVEASPLPTSSQSDREPSRTPPMVEHPAPAHTAPTEPHIEPQVKNSDQEKSAVARPQEKPVVNQESDTHLAEQGDPFAQYRLGRHFAKQEGRQAPESVSWYKKAFVGLHRLAEAGNGQAMYVLGVMYAYGRGVERDISQARRWLAQAVEHKIAAAQPVLANLPISPRANSHLHAAEQAKARKQQN comes from the coding sequence ATGTTTCAGTTTTCTGATCAGCAAGACGACGGCGGGAAACACCCTCCATCGAATCCGAGCGTAGTCAGTAAAGCCTACCCCGGGCTGGTCTTAGTCCCACCCAGTGATCGGACGATTTTACGACGTCGGATTGTGCGAGGCGCACTTGTTCTTGTCGCCGTTATCTGGACCATCTGGACTTTTACAGCCCAGCCCCCGGCCTCCGACAACACCACACCCTGCCAATCCGAAGCCGGTCAATCAGGCCCGGGAAGTTCCGCGAACGACTGTAGCACAGCGGCATCAACCACGGACGTCGAAACGCATCCAAGCGAGTTGAGCCTGACACAATCCTCATCGGTTGCAGCCCTGGTCGAAGCGTCACCGCTGCCAACTAGCTCTCAATCGGATCGGGAACCGTCTCGGACTCCGCCCATGGTGGAGCATCCGGCACCGGCGCATACTGCCCCGACCGAACCTCACATAGAACCACAGGTTAAAAACTCAGACCAGGAGAAATCAGCGGTCGCTCGTCCGCAGGAAAAGCCGGTCGTGAATCAGGAGAGTGACACACACCTTGCCGAACAAGGCGACCCCTTTGCGCAGTATCGCCTCGGACGCCATTTTGCGAAGCAGGAGGGCCGACAGGCGCCAGAATCCGTCAGTTGGTATAAGAAAGCGTTCGTCGGACTACATCGTCTCGCGGAGGCCGGAAATGGCCAAGCCATGTATGTTCTCGGCGTCATGTACGCCTATGGCCGTGGAGTCGAACGAGATATCAGCCAAGCACGACGTTGGTTGGCCCAGGCAGTGGAACACAAGATCGCCGCAGCCCAGCCGGTGCTTGCCAATCTACCGATATCGCCGCGTGCCAATTCCCATCTTCACGCAGCCGAACAAGCAAAAGCCAGAAAACAGCAGAACTAA
- a CDS encoding FRG domain-containing protein, with protein sequence MRLPGTETIVNSWAELVGELHSREIIPVREDEGGHLRSPYVFRGADSAKWPLETSIVRLPGFIPSNSKTVERSLIRSFRKYAKAGTFDDKSEWYVLAVAQHNGLPTRCLDWCASPFVAAHFACGDETRKLEDGVIWCLHAGALRAINREHHQSTRTLDRVAWVYDTRLLESQFRDLDALDASYEPQQPSTRLMLLWEPPSLDDRIANQSGMLTIMNSATGSQNSFLADYSAQHAALVHRIVIAAAVKPEIRAMLDQNNISERTLFPGLPGLCAWLKRYYAKAW encoded by the coding sequence ATGAGACTTCCTGGTACTGAGACAATTGTCAATTCATGGGCTGAACTTGTAGGCGAATTGCACTCGCGTGAGATCATTCCGGTCCGGGAGGATGAAGGTGGCCACTTGCGGTCGCCGTACGTCTTTCGTGGCGCCGACAGCGCCAAATGGCCTCTTGAAACCAGTATTGTTAGATTACCGGGATTCATTCCTTCCAATAGCAAGACTGTTGAGCGCTCACTCATTCGAAGTTTTAGGAAGTATGCGAAGGCCGGGACGTTCGACGACAAATCCGAGTGGTATGTACTGGCTGTCGCTCAGCACAACGGTCTTCCCACAAGGTGCTTGGACTGGTGCGCTTCACCGTTTGTGGCGGCGCATTTCGCCTGTGGCGATGAAACCAGAAAGTTGGAGGACGGCGTGATTTGGTGTCTGCACGCCGGCGCGCTTAGAGCAATTAACCGAGAACACCATCAATCAACACGAACACTTGATCGTGTCGCGTGGGTCTACGATACGCGGCTCCTCGAATCGCAGTTTCGAGACCTCGATGCTTTGGATGCCTCGTACGAACCTCAGCAACCTAGCACACGGCTCATGTTACTGTGGGAACCTCCGTCCCTCGATGATCGGATTGCCAATCAATCGGGGATGCTGACTATCATGAACAGCGCGACCGGGTCCCAGAATAGTTTCCTCGCGGACTATAGCGCACAACATGCAGCGTTGGTTCATCGGATCGTCATAGCTGCAGCCGTCAAGCCAGAGATACGTGCGATGCTGGATCAGAACAACATCTCTGAACGGACACTCTTTCCAGGGTTGCCTGGGCTTTGCGCGTGGCTCAAGCGATACTACGCAAAGGCGTGGTGA
- a CDS encoding DUF433 domain-containing protein: MIDWSSCPAVEHDPERVSGAWVFRGTRVPVTALFQNLEDGAQVSDFIALFPGVTLAQVRAVFEHLARSLEAA; encoded by the coding sequence GTGATTGATTGGTCCTCTTGTCCAGCCGTTGAGCATGACCCTGAACGTGTGAGTGGCGCCTGGGTGTTTCGCGGCACGCGTGTGCCTGTGACCGCCCTTTTCCAGAACCTTGAAGATGGGGCACAAGTCTCGGATTTTATTGCCTTGTTTCCTGGCGTCACGCTTGCGCAAGTCCGCGCCGTGTTTGAGCACCTGGCCCGCTCTCTAGAAGCGGCCTAA